Genomic DNA from Pistricoccus aurantiacus:
TCCTTCCGCGACCCCCTGGTGATCCTCGCCGGCTCGGTGCCCCTGGCGATGTTCGGCGCCCTGATCTTCACCGTCTTGAAGATGCCCGACCCCAACACGCCCTACTGGACCAATGGCTGGACCACCACCCTGAACATCTACGCCCAGGTCGGCATGGTCACCCTGGTGGGGCTGATCGCCAAGAACGGCATCCTCGTCGTCGAATTCGCCAACAAGCTGCAGCAACAGGGGGCGAGCAAGCTCGACGCCGTGCACCAGGCGGCGATGATCCGCCTGCGCCCGGTGCTGATGACCAGCATCGCCACCATCGCCGGCCACTTCCCGCTGGTGCTGGTGACCGGCGCCGGCGCCGCGGCGCGCAATTCCATCGGCCTGGTGCTGGTCGGCGGCATGGCCATCGGCACCCTGTTCACCCTGTTCGTGGTGCCGTCGCTGTATATGCTGATGGCCCGGGACCGGCATAAGGATGAAGCCAAGGCTTCCACTTCCACGCCGTCGGAGGCGGCATCCGGTCATTTGGGTCAAGGGCAAACACGCTGAAACCGTTACGCAAGAAAGCGGTGTCATGGCCGGTGCTGCTGGGATGTCAGCTCTCTTGGTCCAGATAGGCAGCGAGCCAGGAAAAACAAGACGACGGAGACCCGAACAATAGCGTTGAGCGCCTGACTTGAACTGGCCTATGATCTCAGCTTCTCCGCCACGGAACCGCATCATGATCAAGGGTCTCGTTTTTTGCTTTGCCTTCCTGGTTGCTCAGCTGCTTGTCCTGCACTATATCGACGGTCGCTTTCAAAGCAACTCCAAGGACGCCCGACAGGTCACGACCACCACTACCGTCATTCAACGAGACGAGGAAACCGAGGATCAGGACGCCCAATCTTGATCTCTGGCGTGATGGTAGGCGTTACCCGGTCCGGCGCTTCAGTTCCTTTATCGTCGAAATAGCCAGGAATAGGATGGTAAGAGGCAGCACGGCGTACAGCATGATCTGTGTCAGCCCTGACAGAGTATCGTGCTGCGAGGCCGCCAGGATCAGATAGAGGGTATAGGCGACGTAGTAGCCCAGCAGCAGCGCGCCTTCCCACCGACTGATGGTGCTACCGGTAAAACAGATCGGCAGGCAGATCAGCGCGACGGCTATCATCACCGGTATATCGAAACCGACCATGGCCGGGGTTACGTCGATGCCTGACGGCGCCAGCAGGCTGGTCACGCCAAGCACGCCCAGCAGGTTGAACACGTTGCTTCCCACCACGTTGCCTATGGCGATATCCCGCTCGCCTCGCAGGGCCGCAACGAGGGAGGTCACCACCTCGGGCAGCGAGGTGCCCGCGGCCACGATGGTCAGGCCGATCACCTGCTCGCTGATGCCCAGGTAGCCGGCAAACGCCACGGCGCTATCGACCAGCCAGCGCGACCCGATCACCAGCAACAGCAAGCCCGCGACGACCAGCACCGAATTGACCAGCCAGGCGCCGTCGGTCTGGGTCCTGGCGCCGTCTTCATCGGCCTCCCTGGCGCGGGCGCGGCTATTCTGGTACAGCAGAAAGCCCAGGTAGGCGATCAGCCCGGACGCCAGTAGCAGGCCATCCAGCCGGCTCAGCCGCTCATCAAGCGCCAGCAGAAAAAGCGCGACCGACAGCAGCACCATCAGGGGGATATCGAAGCGTATCAGCTGCTGGGCGACCAGCAGCGGCGTCACCAAGGCCGAAAGCCCGAGAATGAACAGCACATTGAAGATATTGCTGCCTACCACGTTGCCCATGGCGATGGCCGCCTGGTCCGCAAAGGCGGCCTTGATGCTGACCGCCAGCTCCGGCGAGCTGGTGCCGAAGGCCACGACCGTCAGGCCGATGATCAGCGAGGAAACCCCGAAACGCGCCGCCAGCCGGGACGCTCCCCGAACCAGCATTTCGGCACCGACCAGCAGGAAGCCAAGCCCCGCCAGAAACGCAATGTAGCTCATCCCTTCCTCCAGAAGTCTTGGGTTCCATTACGCAATGCGCCTGGAGCGTCCATGGCAGCGTGATAGAGCCGAGTCGACCACGAGACGTGGACTCTCATGACTTATAGAGAAGGCGAAGAAAGGAAACAACATTTCGCTCAAGCGAGCCATATCGCGACGATCGAACATAGGGTGGAGATCAGGGTCGCGATCGAGCGCAGGTGATTCCAGCGCACCCATTTCACGAGATACATCGCCCAGGTCGCCCCGCCTTGCTCGCTATCGGAATCGACCGCGGCGAGGCGATCGTTCAGCGGCACGTTGAAGGCCAGGGTGATGCTGATACCGCCGATCAGGTATGCCGTGCCACCGGCGATTGCCCAGGCGAGCGAGGCGGGGTCGAGTTGCCGCCATCCGAGGACGACGGACAGTGCGAAGGCGGTGCCGGTGCCGAAGAAGAGATGAGAAACGCCGGATTGAGGATGGCCCGGTTGATCGCCTGCATGGCGGCGATGCCGGCCGGCGTCGGAATCCGCGCCAGGGCCCGCATCATGAAGTTCGAGAAGACACAGAACAGCCCGGCGATCAGGCCGCTGCCGAGTGTAGCCGCGATAAGCAGGATAAGTGCGATAGCGTTCATGGTCTGCCGTGTGGGTCGCTATGATTGTTGGGCGACAACTGCACCTCGCGGTAGGTTTCTTCCGCGAATTCAATAAGACAGAACCCGTGGCCAAACGGATCCGAGAAGGTGACACATTTCGAGCCCCGCCATTCGGTGTATTCACTTTCCCGATTCGCTCCCGCGCCAAGGGCGCGTTCTGTGGCTTCCTCAGTATCTTCCACTACAAAATCAAGATGTACCGGCGTCCAATGCCGGGAGTAGGTACGCCTTTCCGATAGCGTACTTGCCGCTTTCGAACCTGAAGGAGTTTTCAGCAGGTAAATGACGGACGACGCGCCGGTAAGCTCTGCGACGTCCTCATCCAGCGTGCGGCTGTGCGTTAGTCCCAGGGCAGCCGTGTAGAATGCGATTGCCGGGGCGAGGTCGGGGACGTCGATGTTTACCAGGATTCTCATCGCTTGTGACCTTATTATTGACATCTAACGTGATGGTTCCTTCGATGGCGTTTCCGCCTTGGCGAGCAGGTCGCTCATGCCAGCAGTAGGGCGGATTCGCGGGCTGACGGGCGACAGGGCTCGAGTTCGACAATCGGCGCGCATCTTCGCCATGCGCACATCTGGCTCAAGTCCGAGCGCATGGTCATCCTCGCCTGCAGGAAAGCAGCTATCCTTGATAGTCTCGGTTGGCGCGATGGCGTGGCCAGCCGGGACGACGAGTTTCATCGTCGAAGAGACGTTTGGACGATTGTTTCTTCATACACAGGAGTGTGCACCAATGAATACTCATTCTGGTTTCACCCATCGCTTCGGTCTTTCAGCACGGATCGCATCCACTGCCTTCGGAGCCGCCCTCACACTGCTGATTTCTTCATCGGCACTCGCGGACGCCGCCCAGGAAGTGAAGACGGCGGCGCAACATGCGGGTTTCGCGGCCGAGGCGAGCGACATCGCGGGGGTGCAGATGCATCTGCATCACACCTTGAACTGCCTTGTCGGGCCGGATGGCGAGGGCTTCGACGCCGACGAGATGAATCCCTGCCAGGACATGGGCAAGGGCGCCATTCCCGATACTACGGACGACGCTCAGAAACAGACGTTGGAGAAAGCCGCCGAGCAGGTACGTACCGGGCTCGATAGTGACGATCTCGACGAGGCTCGACAGGCCGCCAAGGACGCCAACGAGATGCTCGAGTCTCAGGCAATGTAATCGCGGTCCGCACGGACCGAGCCCGGAGGAGGGAAGGTGTAAGGGCTGTCATGGCGTCTGAATCTCCCTTTGGAGGAGGTGATCAGGGGACGATGCGCCGGTATCGAGAGTCCGTGCCAGGCGCTCGAGGGTCTTATCGAAGCGCCTTGGCTCCTCGAAGGGCGGGTTGTGCGCCGAGTGTCCGAACCAGATTAGTCGCTTCTCCGGCGCCTCGAGTGCCTTGAAGTAACGCGCGGCGATCGCCGAGCCCGCATGATGATCGTAGCGCCCGAGAAGGAAGAACACCGGCACCTCGATTCGCGGTACCGAGCGCGTGAGGTCCAGGGTAAGAAGCTCGGGGGTCATCGCCTTGAGCGATACCTGGTTGGCGCGAATGAAGCGCGAAATCTCCCAAGGCGTCACGAGGCCGCGCAGCACGCCCGTCACCAGTACCCAAAAGCGGTTGGGCTGGCGGTGAAAGACGGCGCCGTACCGATCCGCCAGCGACTCTATTGCCAGCACCTGGTCCGCCGTTTCATAGGGCGGGGGCCCGATCTCGCGCAGGCGTGTCAGCGCGGCCTCGTCCCGTTGTCGTGTCGCCTCGCTAAGGATGAACGCGTATTCCTGCCGCTGGGATTCGCGTGGCGAGATCAGCGGCGCCACCGCGATAAGGGCGGCCACCTTCTCGGGATGGCGTTGAGCATAGAGGAGGCCGAGCATGCCGCCCCAGGAATGGCCGACGAGGATGATCCTGTCGCGATCGAACGCGCGCCTCAGATGATCGACGATCACGTCCAGGTCGGCCAGGTGGCGCGCCACGGTGAGGCGCCGCGGATCGGCCTTTGGATCGAAGGAGCGGCCCGCGCCGCGCTGATCCCAGTAGGCGACCACGAAATGCTTCTCCAGGTCGTTGTTGTAATAGCGAAACAGCGGGCGCTCCGCGCCGCCCGGTCCGCCGTGCAGCCACAGCAGGACCGGTGCGTGCCGGTCCGCGCCCCGGGTCATAAGAAAAAGCCTGGCGCCGGCCACGGTCAGGTATTCGGTGCGGTGGAGCGGCACGGACGGCTCGGGGCGTCCGGCCTGGGTTCCCGTCGGCCCGCTCGAACATCCCGCAAGCAAGACCAGCAGCACGATCAGTGCTGTCGCGGAATAATGGCCATACCTTCCTGCTTTCATGCTCGATGGTCGGAGGCGACAACGCTGCATGAAGAAGCTGAATCGCATGAGGTGTCATCCGACGGCATCTGCGCTTTTGCACAGCCCGCCGCCCGGCCCGCCATGTAACGTCTGAATTAAACTGACCGACGAAGCGGGTTCGGCTTGATTGAATTATTAGACAGCCCCGCCTGCCACTGCTCTCGGCTAATCTGCCACTCGATCTGACGCCAGCCCCTAGCTACCATCCAGTCTGGCGTTGGTCGCTCCACGGAGACCGCACCGAGCGAACCCGCCAGGCGTGCAACCTTAGCGTTTGCGCTAACGGTGCTGCCATAGATCTCCGTAAGCTCCAGATCGCTGAATCCAAAATTTGCAAGGCGTTTCATCACCTCGAGAGCATAGCCGTAGCGCCCCCAGTACTCCGGGGCTAGCTCGACGCCAAGCTCTGCTCTACCCGGCTCAGCACCCTTGCCGCGCAGCCCACAGCAGCCTACGAGGGTGCCACCGCGCCGAATGATGGCAAGTTGATAATTGAGCCGAGGAGTTTCGAATGCCCATGTCCTGAACAGTTCAATGAGTTCAGCGGCAAGCACGGGATTGGTTTCATCAGGGCCATATAACTCTGTCGATCGAGGGTCAGCGTGATACGCCGCAAATGCAGGCAAGTCAGCATCCACGAAATCACGGAGAAGAAAGCGATTTGTTGTCAGCTGCATGGGATGAACCTATATAGACTTTCTAAACCAGAGCAAAATCGACGTAAGATCAATATCACCAGTAGCATGGGCCGATGAAACCCGCGAAACGGATTTGCTTCGGTGCAGGTCGCAGGTTTGTCAACCGGAAGGTTCACTGTCGCCCTCTAGAAAGTGTGTATAGCGGCGCTGCATCTCGTCATTAAGGACATCCTCGATGTAATGACCGATCAACCAGCGATGGCCGAAGGGGTCGAGGAGGGATCCGGAGCGCTCACCGTAAACATGGTCTTCCGGCGCTCGCTCGAGTGTCGCACCGGCCTGGAGCGCCCGCATGATCATGGCATCGGCATCGTCCACGTGCAGATGGATCGTGACCGGTGTATCACCGATGCTCGAGGCCGAATGGATGCCGTATTCGGGAAACTCGTCGGAGAGCATTAGCGTCATCGGGCCGAATGCCAGCTCGGCGTGACCAATACGGCCAGCAGGTTCGGTGAGGCGGCATGTTTCGGTCACATCGAACGCACGCTGGTAGAAATCGATGGCGGCAGCTGCGTTTGTAACGCAAAGATAGGGAAATACCTCTTCGATTCTCATCAGACTTTCTCCTGTGAGTGCCTGACAGTTAGGATCGTCGCCGTTTTACCGTACATGCCGCCGCCCGTGCCAGCAGCAGGGCGCGTTCCCGGCCGTTGCGGGTAAGGGTGGCGGCGCGTTCGAACTCGGCGCGGGCCTCGGGGATGCGGTCGAGTCGGGCGAGCAGGTCGCCGCGCACGCTGGGCAGCAGATGGTAGTGCGCCAGCGTCGGCTCCGTGAGCAAGGCATCGACCAGTTCCAGCCCCGCCGCCGGCCCGAAGGCCATGCCGACGGCGACGGCACGGTTCAGCGCCACCACCGGCGAGGGCGCGATCTGGACGAGGGCCTCGTAGAGCGCGGCGATGCGCGGCCAGTCGGTTTTCTCGTAGACCGCGGCCCGGGCGTGGCAGGCGGCGATGGCGGCTTGCAGGGTATAGGGGCCAAGCACACCGGGCAGGGCTTCGGCGCGTTCGAGGGCGGCCAGGCCGCGGCGAATCAGCAGCCGATCCCAGCGGCTACGGTCCTGATCCGGCAGCAGGATGGGGTCGCCGTTCGTATCCACCCGGGCGGGCAGGCGCGAGGCCTGGATCTCCATCAGTGCCGTCAGGCCGTGCACCTCGCTCTCCTCCGGCATCAAACCGGTCAGCACCCGGCCCAGGCGTAGCGCCTCGTCGCACCATTCGGGTCGTGTCCAGTGGTCGCCGGCGGTGGCCGCATAGCCCTCGTTGAAGATCAGGTAGATGACCTCGAGCACCGAGGCGAGTCGGGCCGCCAGTGCCGCGCCCTCTGGCACCTCGAAGGGGACGTGCGCTTCAAGCAGGGTGCGCTTGGCGCGCACGATGCGCTGGGCGATGGTCGTCTCGGGCCTGAGATAGGCCCGGGCGATCTCCTGCGTGGTGAGGCCGCCGACCACCTTCAGCGTCAGGGCGGCCCGCGCATCCGGGGACAGAATCGGGTGGCAGGCGGTAAAGAGCAAGCGCAAGACGTCGTCGTCGATGTCGTCGTCCAGCGCGGCATCGATCCTTTCGGCGAAGACCTGCTCGGCCAAGGCGTGGTGGGCATCCAGCTCCCGGGCGAGTTCCACATGCTTGGGCGCGGCCATGGTCTGGTGGCGCAGATGATCGAGCGCCCGACGCTTGGCCGCGGTCATCAGCCAGGCACCGGGATTGTCGGGAAGCCCCCTGCTGGGCCAGGCTTCCAGTGCGGCAAGCAGGGCGTCCTGGGCAAAGTCCTCCGCCTGGTCCAGGTCGTGGGTCAGACGCGCGACCCCGGCAACGACTCTGGCCGATTCGATGCGCCAGATCGCCTCGATGGTCGCGCCAAGCTCCTGGTCCGTCACGCCGTGCTCCCGGGTGCCCCCGTCATGTGCACCAGCTCCCAGATATGACCGTCGAGATCCTGGAAACCGTGGCCATACATGAAACCGTGATCCTGTGGATCATTATAGGTCGAGCCGCCGGCGGCGAGCGCCTCGCGCACCATGGCGTCCACCGCCTCGCGGCTCTCCAGCGCGAGCGCCACCAGCACCTCGGTGACGGCGTGGGCATCGCTCACCGGCAGCGGGGTGAACTCGGCGAAGCGCTCCCGGGTGAGCAGCATGGTGAAGATGTTGTCGCCGATGATCATGCAGGTCGCCGTGTCATCGGTGAACTCGGGGTTGAAGGTGAACCCCAGCCGGGTGAAGAAGGCGATCGACGCCTCGAGATCGGCGACCGGTAGATTGACGAAGATCTGGCTGGCCATGGCGCATTCCTCAGTTCTCCGAAAAAAAGTCCTTGGCGGCGGTCTCGATTTCTTGCGAACTCAAGTCGCGGATATGGGTGGCCACCGACCACTCGTGACCGAAGGGATCGACGAGCTTGCCGTAGCGGTCGCCCCAGAACATGTCCTCGACGGGCATGGCGACGCGCGCCCCGGCCGCGACCGCCTGGGCGACGGTGGCATCGACGTCTTCCACGTACAGGTGCACGGTGACCGGCGAGCCCTTCAGCGACAATGGACTCGACATGCCCCAGTCCGGATTCTCGTCGACCAGCATCAGCGCCGAGTCGCCGATACGCAGCATGCCGTGCATCAGCTTGCCATCAGGCCCCGATAGGCGGCCCTCGTCCGTGGCGCCGAAAGCCTGGATATAAAAGTCCATCGCTGCATTGGCGTCGCGGCAGACGAGGTGCGGGGTAAGGCTGTGCATGCCCTCGGGGATGGGCTTGACCTGAGTGCTCATGGGTAATTCCTCGGATATCGGGTTCGGCCCGCTCACGGTAGGCTCGTCTTGACGACGAATCACGCGGGGCGAAATCGACATCCGGTCAGGCGTCAGGCCGGTTTTCGCTGCCACCGATGGCGATATCGAAGTGCAGGGTGTCCTCGCGCTTTCCCAGCTTCGTATATAACGCGATGGCCGGCGCGTCCTCGATGCCGGTATCGGCCTGCACGAATATGACATGGACACCGCGCTCGGCGGCGATGGTTTTCAGGCGCTCGATCAAGGCCGTGGCGATGCCCTCGCGCCGGTGTCCCGCCGCCACGGCGAGATCGTAGAGGTAGATTTCGCTGCGTTCCTGCTCGAACTTCCTGAGTTCGTAGGCCGCGATACCACCGACCACCTCGCCGCCCTTCAAGGCGGTCAACGCGATGAAAGAATCGCCGCCAAGCAATCGCCGTAGATAAGCCTCGCTGGGGCGATGCGCGGTATAGGTGTCGATGTCGTCGAAGGCCTCGCCAAAGGTCGTCAACAACGCTTCCATCAGCGAGACGTCATGCGGTGTGAGGTGGTGAATAGCGACTGACATGGTTACTTCCGGGTTAGCCGAAGAACAGCTGTCGTTAGGGTCGGCAAATGGTATTTGGCTTGTCTGAAAGCTGCCTAATGCTGGCGTTAGAGGGGTGAGCCGGACTCAATCCTCGATTGCCTCAACGCCAAGTTGCCTAAGTCGCTCAAGGTGGTCCTTCATGGTTTTGAGCTCTTCGGCGAAGTGCCCCTGCCAACCCGTGATCTCACCCGTGATCCGAAGCGGATCCCGGGAACGGTATGACTTCGTCGGATTACCCGGGTACTTCTTGTCCGTCAGGTTGGGATCATCTTCAACCGGGCCGGTCGGTTGCACCAGGTAGATTCTGCCGAGGCCCTCGTCGAGGGCCAGCTCGGCCCCCAGATGGCGGCATCCAAGGTGGCGGTCAGGTAGACATAGACCGCCTTCTTTCTCTTGCCGTAGTTAGAATTATAGCCGGGCCCAATCAGGTCCCCCGGCTTCAGGTCGACTTTCGTGCCATGGTAGAACCGCTGCGAGCTCAAATTGTCGATGGCTGCCATCGGTTTGTCCCTTGTGCCGTCCGGTTGCGCTCACCCGACATAGCAGGGCGCGCATTCACGCACCTCGACGATAGCGAAGCGCGCGGCGGGGCATTGTCCCGCGATCGCGATGGCTTCTTCGCGGCTGGCGCAGTCGATCAGGTAGAAACCACCGACCATCTCCTTGGACTCGGTAAAGGGGCCGTCCAATAGCGTCGGCCTGGTGCCGCGCTGCTGAATTCTCACGCCGTGCTTGTCCGGGCGCAGCGAGCGGCTGGCCAGCAGTTTCTCGCGGGCGGTGAGGTCCTCGCCGAAGCGGACCATCTCGTCATACAGCGCCCGGCCTTCGTCCTCGCTGCGAGATTCGCGGTCCTCACGCGCCTCGACGATCAGCAGTAGATATTCCATGGGTTTTCTCCATCGCGATGAATGATCAGTGCATTGAATGTAGGCCGATCATGTTGCCTTCGGTATCGATGATCAGGGCGATGTATCCGTAATCGCCGATAGAGAACTTGTCACGTTGTACTCGACCGCCGGCCTCGACAACCCTGGCGGCCTCGATGGCGCAATCTGAACCGCCCCGCGTATCGCGGAGGCCCGTTAGTTTAAGTCACGCTGCCATAGCGGCCTGACTGTTAAGTTGCCGATAGTAGTTTGCCTCAGCTTCTGCCGGCGGGATATACCCCAGTGGCTCCATCAGCCGTTGGTGGTTGAACCAAGATACCCATTCCAGCGTCGCCAGCTCAACGGATTCCATGGATTTCCAGGGGCCGCGCCGGTGGATCAATTCTGCTTTGTACAAGCCGTTGATGGTTTCAGCGAGGGCGTTATCGTAACTGTCGCCTTTGCTGCCTACCGATGGATCGATGCCTGCTTCGGCCAGGCGTTCCGTGTAACGGATCGACACATACTGTGATCCCCTGTCGGAGTGATGAATCAAGTCCTCTGACTTGTCGGGCTGACGGGCGTAGAGTGCCTGCTCCAGAGCATCGAGTACGAAATCCGTGTTCATCGTGCGACTGACGCGCCAACCCACAATATGGCGGGCGAAGACATCCACAACGAAAGCCACATACAACCAGCCTTGCCAAGTGGAAACGTAGGTAAAGTCCGATACCCAGAGCTGGTCCGGACGGTCGGCGACAAACTGCCGGTTGACCCGATCCAGCGGGCACGGCACTGACTGATCCGGGACGGTGGTACGCATCGTCTTGCCGCGACGGGCACCCTGAAGGCCCAGAAATCTCATGAGCCGTTCCACGGTACAGCGGGCCACAGGGATGGCTTCCCGGTTCATCTGCTTCCAGACTTTATCGGCACCATAGACCTTGAGGTTGTCATTCCAGACACGCTTGATATGCGGTATCAAAACCTCGTCGCGCTTGACCCGGTCACTGCGTCGTGCCGGATTGCGCTGCCGGGCCGCATGACGCCGGTAGGCCGACGGGGCAATCTGCAATACTTTGCAGATCGGCTCGACCCCGTAGGTATCCCGATGCTGATCAATGTAGGTGTTTACGACTTCAGCTTGCGGTCGAGCTCCGCCTGGGCGAAAAAAGCGCTGGCCGTGCGAAGGATGTCATTGGCGCGCCGCAATTCCTTATTCTCACGCTCCAGGTCCTTCATGCGTTGTGTCTCGGCGGTGGTTGTTCCAGGGCGCTCACCGATATCGATCTGGGCACGCTTGACCCATTCCAGCAACGTTTGTGGTACACAGCCAATCTTGGGGGCTATAGACTCCACAGCCGCCCACAGCGACGGGTACTCGTCACGATGCTCCTGCACTAGCC
This window encodes:
- a CDS encoding AAC(3)-I family aminoglycoside N-acetyltransferase, whose amino-acid sequence is MSVAIHHLTPHDVSLMEALLTTFGEAFDDIDTYTAHRPSEAYLRRLLGGDSFIALTALKGGEVVGGIAAYELRKFEQERSEIYLYDLAVAAGHRREGIATALIERLKTIAAERGVHVIFVQADTGIEDAPAIALYTKLGKREDTLHFDIAIGGSENRPDA
- a CDS encoding VOC family protein, with amino-acid sequence MRIEEVFPYLCVTNAAAAIDFYQRAFDVTETCRLTEPAGRIGHAELAFGPMTLMLSDEFPEYGIHSASSIGDTPVTIHLHVDDADAMIMRALQAGATLERAPEDHVYGERSGSLLDPFGHRWLIGHYIEDVLNDEMQRRYTHFLEGDSEPSG
- a CDS encoding calcium/sodium antiporter, whose product is MSYIAFLAGLGFLLVGAEMLVRGASRLAARFGVSSLIIGLTVVAFGTSSPELAVSIKAAFADQAAIAMGNVVGSNIFNVLFILGLSALVTPLLVAQQLIRFDIPLMVLLSVALFLLALDERLSRLDGLLLASGLIAYLGFLLYQNSRARAREADEDGARTQTDGAWLVNSVLVVAGLLLLVIGSRWLVDSAVAFAGYLGISEQVIGLTIVAAGTSLPEVVTSLVAALRGERDIAIGNVVGSNVFNLLGVLGVTSLLAPSGIDVTPAMVGFDIPVMIAVALICLPICFTGSTISRWEGALLLGYYVAYTLYLILAASQHDTLSGLTQIMLYAVLPLTILFLAISTIKELKRRTG
- a CDS encoding alpha/beta fold hydrolase; amino-acid sequence: MRFSFFMQRCRLRPSSMKAGRYGHYSATALIVLLVLLAGCSSGPTGTQAGRPEPSVPLHRTEYLTVAGARLFLMTRGADRHAPVLLWLHGGPGGAERPLFRYYNNDLEKHFVVAYWDQRGAGRSFDPKADPRRLTVARHLADLDVIVDHLRRAFDRDRIILVGHSWGGMLGLLYAQRHPEKVAALIAVAPLISPRESQRQEYAFILSEATRQRDEAALTRLREIGPPPYETADQVLAIESLADRYGAVFHRQPNRFWVLVTGVLRGLVTPWEISRFIRANQVSLKAMTPELLTLDLTRSVPRIEVPVFFLLGRYDHHAGSAIAARYFKALEAPEKRLIWFGHSAHNPPFEEPRRFDKTLERLARTLDTGASSPDHLLQREIQTP
- a CDS encoding VOC family protein, which produces MASQIFVNLPVADLEASIAFFTRLGFTFNPEFTDDTATCMIIGDNIFTMLLTRERFAEFTPLPVSDAHAVTEVLVALALESREAVDAMVREALAAGGSTYNDPQDHGFMYGHGFQDLDGHIWELVHMTGAPGSTA
- a CDS encoding anthrone oxygenase family protein → MSVVLGWRQLDPASLAWAIAGGTAYLIGGISITLAFNVPLNDRLAAVDSDSEQGGATWAMYLVKWVRWNHLRSIATLISTLCSIVAIWLA
- a CDS encoding GNAT family N-acetyltransferase, whose product is MQLTTNRFLLRDFVDADLPAFAAYHADPRSTELYGPDETNPVLAAELIELFRTWAFETPRLNYQLAIIRRGGTLVGCCGLRGKGAEPGRAELGVELAPEYWGRYGYALEVMKRLANFGFSDLELTEIYGSTVSANAKVARLAGSLGAVSVERPTPDWMVARGWRQIEWQISREQWQAGLSNNSIKPNPLRRSV
- a CDS encoding IS3 family transposase (programmed frameshift), producing the protein MNKSNKFSPEVKERAVRLVQEHRDEYPSLWAAVESIAPKIGCVPQTLLEWVKRAQIDIGERPGTTTAETQRMKDLERENKELRRANDILRTASGFFRPGGARPQAEVVNTYIDQHRDTYGVEPICKVLQIAPSAYRRHAARQRNPARRSDRVKRDEVLIPHIKRVWNDNLKVYGADKVWKQMNREAIPVARCTVERLMRFLGLQGARRGKTMRTTVPDQSVPCPLDRVNRQFVADRPDQLWVSDFTYVSTWQGWLYVAFVVDVFARHIVGWRVSRTMNTDFVLDALEQALYARQPDKSEDLIHHSDRGSQYVSIRYTERLAEAGIDPSVGSKGDSYDNALAETINGLYKAELIHRRGPWKSMESVELATLEWVSWFNHQRLMEPLGYIPPAEAEANYYRQLNSQAAMAA
- a CDS encoding YciI family protein: MEYLLLIVEAREDRESRSEDEGRALYDEMVRFGEDLTAREKLLASRSLRPDKHGVRIQQRGTRPTLLDGPFTESKEMVGGFYLIDCASREEAIAIAGQCPAARFAIVEVRECAPCYVG
- a CDS encoding VOC family protein — encoded protein: MRILVNIDVPDLAPAIAFYTAALGLTHSRTLDEDVAELTGASSVIYLLKTPSGSKAASTLSERRTYSRHWTPVHLDFVVEDTEEATERALGAGANRESEYTEWRGSKCVTFSDPFGHGFCLIEFAEETYREVQLSPNNHSDPHGRP
- a CDS encoding RNA polymerase sigma factor produces the protein MTDQELGATIEAIWRIESARVVAGVARLTHDLDQAEDFAQDALLAALEAWPSRGLPDNPGAWLMTAAKRRALDHLRHQTMAAPKHVELARELDAHHALAEQVFAERIDAALDDDIDDDVLRLLFTACHPILSPDARAALTLKVVGGLTTQEIARAYLRPETTIAQRIVRAKRTLLEAHVPFEVPEGAALAARLASVLEVIYLIFNEGYAATAGDHWTRPEWCDEALRLGRVLTGLMPEESEVHGLTALMEIQASRLPARVDTNGDPILLPDQDRSRWDRLLIRRGLAALERAEALPGVLGPYTLQAAIAACHARAAVYEKTDWPRIAALYEALVQIAPSPVVALNRAVAVGMAFGPAAGLELVDALLTEPTLAHYHLLPSVRGDLLARLDRIPEARAEFERAATLTRNGRERALLLARAAACTVKRRRS
- a CDS encoding VOC family protein produces the protein MSGPNPISEELPMSTQVKPIPEGMHSLTPHLVCRDANAAMDFYIQAFGATDEGRLSGPDGKLMHGMLRIGDSALMLVDENPDWGMSSPLSLKGSPVTVHLYVEDVDATVAQAVAAGARVAMPVEDMFWGDRYGKLVDPFGHEWSVATHIRDLSSQEIETAAKDFFSEN